The Solanum dulcamara chromosome 2, daSolDulc1.2, whole genome shotgun sequence region TTTTTGAGCGACTCACACATAATATAGTTGGTCTAATGTTATAACTAGTTCTATGACTTTACTTTATATATAGTGAGTAAAATTCGGTAATCATATGTGAACTTACTTAATCTTAGAAAACTACCCTATTTATAACTTCAATcatgatgaaaaatattcttGATTATAGGGCAAAAGCACTTGGAATGGAAATGGAATGGCTACCAAATGGTGGTGTAAAGACAATCTTAGGACCAAGGGATTTAACAAAGGTGTTTGAtggaagaaaaggaagaagaatgTGGTTCAACACATTGGTTGGAATGTATGGCAAAGACATAAGCTCAGCCATGATGTTTGATGGAACAGAAATACCACAACACATAGTAAAAAGATGTGAAGaaataattgaagaagaaagCATACAATTCAAATGGCAAAAGGGTGATGTTCTTTTCCTTGATAACTTGGCTACACTTCATGGTAGAAGGCCTTCTCTTCCACCTAGGAAGGTACTTGTTGCTACTTGCAAGTAAATTAATTTTCCAAGTTGTCCTTAGAATTTTCACGAGTTCAGTCTATGAAAAGTAATAAGATCGTCTAAGGAGGTGTGTCGAAAAATGAATTGGTCATTTTAAGTTGATATTATTAGAATATTAAAATAAGGGAAGTAGAGACTTTGGAGATGTATCATTTTGTTACATCACCATATTCTTCCTAGAATTTTATGTATTACCAAGCTTTTGTTTTTTGAGTTTGAAATAAAATGTACTAGTAGAATTTCATAATAAAATGAAGTATACTATGGAGATGTATCATTTTGTTATCTCACAAGAATCTTCtcataatttatgaaatatgaGAATTAATCATGAGTTGATATTTATCTCAACCAAAATGGACTCATACTTTTATAATCCATTTAAATTTAAAGATTTGTACCACAAGGATTATGCATTTTTTGATCATTTACTTTCAAGTAGTCGATCAATTTCGCTatcttattcttcaattttaacaTT contains the following coding sequences:
- the LOC129879470 gene encoding clavaminate synthase-like protein At3g21360, which produces MEYTCKDFKVGKCEGEKIVDGETMPLIKEFPKKVILYCEIPPPEGGETPFVPSFRVTERMIEEFPEIVEEIEKKGLKYTFSAPSKNDQGSMRGRGWEDAFGTSDPIEAERRAKALGMEMEWLPNGGVKTILGPRDLTKVFDGRKGRRMWFNTLVGMYGKDISSAMMFDGTEIPQHIVKRCEEIIEEESIQFKWQKGDVLFLDNLATLHGRRPSLPPRKVLVATCK